Sequence from the Methanosarcina siciliae T4/M genome:
GATCTGGAAATGCAGCAAGTGCGGACACACCTTCGCAGGCGGGACATATATACCCTACACAAGCGTTGGTCAGACCCTGCTGCGCACAATGAAGAACGTTGCTGAAGCAAAGTAAACAAATACTTTTCAGGTACGTGAGGTTGTATGGGATATAAGTGCACTCGATGCAAACAGAAAGTGGAAATTGACTACGAGTATACAGGTATAAGGTGTCCGTACTGCGGACACAGGATCCTGGTAAAAGAGCGTCCTACAACCATCAAACGCATCAAGGCCGAGTAAGGAGTATCTAAAAATTACTCCTCTTGGCAAGCAAGAAACGTTGGGAATTAAAGGTTGTTTGGATACAAAATTATTTTCAAGTACCTGGACGGACAAAGGACAGATGCTTCCTGTCCGGACAGTACATACCTGATTCTATTTTGATTCTTAGTTTGTAATTAATTATTTTGTCTATTTGTCAAATTGTTACCTAGAAACCGAAAACAAATTTTGAGCTTAATTTATCCATTTCAGTATGACATTAGCATTACGGACAGAAACCGCCACGACTGCTTATTCACGGCGATTGGTGCATATGTTCCTGCCGGATAATTTCCCTGATTATTTCGTCGGGCACTTCCTTATCTGAATAGTTGCGCACTGATCGACGCTGGTAAATGTTATCAAGGGCAGCGCTAGAAATTTGTTCTCCGGTAGCTTTGATATTCTCTGTCAGGATCTCACCACTAACAGATAAACGAATTAAGGTATTAATCTCTTTTCTGCTACTCAATGCTGTCTTTCTGAAGATTACAGGATATCTGGAGAAAAACGAAGAAATTTAATAATAATAATGTGTGATGTAAAGCTATATATAAGAACTTGCCACTATGGAACACCCAGTTGAAGATTCCACAGTGATTTTAAAAAAATCATTATTTAAAGTGATATAAGGAGGCGAAATAACGGACAAGACGCCATCAACGTGTGGAGAATGCGAAATATATAACAGATCCTATGGATTTTGCCAGAAAATAATGGAATATGTCTCTCCATACGAAACTGAATTCAGATGCCTGAAAAAAACTATAAATGAGTCCCCTGTTTGTTCGGGAGCTGTTCATGAGTCGGAATCCCTCAAGAACATTCAAGTAAGTACTGCATGAAAGGCTTTTCTGGAAATTAGGCTGGGCCAGGAACTTTCACCTTATCCGGCAGGCACACTAAATGAATTCCGCTGACGGTTATATGCTTATTTCCGATGCAAGCAGAAAATCAAAATGATTATCAGGTGGAACTGGCTGAAAGTAATCAAAAAAACACCCGGAATAAGGCCAGCTTCCTCAAAATTTGATGAACATCCGGAGAAGTATATCGGGTCCCGGGGGTGCAGGTATGAGGAACTTGGACCAGGGAAAGATGGGATGCGAAAGCAAGTTAGTTATCTTCAGGTCAAAGCACGAAGGCAATTGAAAGTATGCAGGGCGTACAGAAAGTAGATATGAGCCTTGTGAACAAACAGACTTTTGATTTTTCAAACTCCTACTTTTTTACTCTCTTATGTTTAATGAGAGGACAACTTTTCCCTGTATGTCCGGCTTGAGGAGGAAAAAGATTATGCAGCAGACCGGACATATATCTGTTTAATCATGCAGTAGTCCACAAAATTATTATGTCAAATCAGTCAGTAAAATCAGTGGAGGTATAAACAATTACTCAGGAAACAATAAAAGTCGAAGGCATGTCCTGCGGGCACTGTGTAATGAGAGTCGAAAAGGCAATTGAAGGTTTACAGGGTGTACAGAAAGTAGATGTGAGTCTTGAGAACAAACAGGCTGTTGTTGAGTTCGACGAAGGAAAGACCGACGTCGAGAAAATCAAAGCTGCGATAAAAGAAACCGGGTATGAGCCCGTATGATCTTGAATAAGGCGTTTAACCCTCAAAATAATGAGTCTCAAAAGACTCAATTTTTTGGGTTCGAGGAATTCATTATATAGTAAAAGGTACAGACTTTTATAGCATGGGTAAAGCGTCTATTTTAAAGCAGCTGATTGTCCGGGGGTGAATTCATCGGGGAGACAACGCTTGTAGTAGATGATATGATTTGCAAGTATTGCAGAGACACGGTTACCAGGCTCATTACCTCTATTAACGGGGTTTCTCGCGTAAGCGTAAACGTCCCTGAAAGGACGGTAAATGTAACCTATGACAGCCGGATAACCGATTCGCATGTCATAAGGATGACCCTGCTTGAAGCAGGTTATAAAAATATCCGGGAAACTGTAACAGCTTTTTAAGCGTACAGGCAGTCTGAAAACTCTGGATAGGCGGCATATCCGATGGAAATTACGCCAGGAGTTTACAGCATGACCCGTGGCCACTGCCATAAAAGGGTAGCAGATGCTATTTTTTTCATGAAGATGTATACTTTTGGGGTAAATAAGAGTTAGAAGGTGTAATTGTTAATTGACCCTCAAAAAGTCAGTCTGAAGATATAACTACAGCTATTGAAACTACAGCTATTGAGGAAGCTATTTGAAAGGCTGATGTTTGCACGATATTGAAGAAAATGCCCGGGATAACTACGTGTTTTTCTGATGTATATCATCCCGATTCTCGACCCATTGTATCAAAGGAATAACTGCCTCACAAAGCTTTTTTCCATCTTCTGTCAAATAGTATTCAACCCGCGGAGGTATCTCGGCAAATGCTTCCCGTTGGATCAAGCCCTCTTTCTGGAGTTCTTTTAGCAGATCCGTGAGTGTCTTGGGACTGATCCCTTCAAGAGCACCCATGAGGTCGTGGAATCGCAACCTTTCATGATCTCCGAGGGCACTGATAATTAGTATAGCCCACTTTTTGGATATTGTGGTGATGATTCCTTCGAGAGGGCACAGGCAAATCCCATTACTATTCTTTTTCATAGTTACTTTATCACTATAAACTTGATATTATTAATACTATCATAATTATTGTGATTATTAATAATAAGTGCTATTATTTAAAGATGTTTTATTATTGTTTGTCCTTTTGAAAAAGCAAAAAAGTAAAATTTTTTGTAGAGGTGACTGGATGAAAGTTCTTATATGTGGTAAAGGAGGCAGTGGCAAGAGTACGATCACTGCCATGCTTGCAAAATCTATGGCTAAAAGAGGTTACAATGTGCTTGTAGTGGACAGTGACGAGTCAAACTTCGGGCTTCACAGGCAGCTTGGGGTTGGAATGCCCGAAGATTTCATGAATTATCTGGGGGGAAAAAGAAGCCTGGGAGAAAAATTGATGGGGGCATATCAGAGAGGCGATACTTTAAGTCTTTTTGAAAATAAATGGCAAATATCCGACATTCCTGAGGCTTACACTGTAGAAAAAGAGAACATAAAAGTAATGGCTATCGGCAAAATTCACGATTTCGGGGAAGGTTGCGCCTGTCCTATGGGCGCACTTGCAAGAAATTTACTGACTAATATTGAAACTACATCCGAAGACCTGATTCTTGTGGATACGGAAGCAGGGATAGAGCATTTCGGAAGAGGGGTTGAAGAGGGATGCGACATCGTATTAATGGTACTTGATCCGTCTTATGAATCTATTCGGCTCTCCGAAAAAATAAGAGAACTTACGGAAAAAGCCGGGAAGCCATTCTATTTTATTCTTAATCGTGTGGATGAAGTGGGAATTCAGTTAATGATGGAAGCTTTAGGCAAAACTAATCTCCTGGCTTCAATTCCATCGAGCCCGGAAGTTTTTCAGGCGGGATTTGCCGGAGAGGAGCTAAACGTTGAACTTCCGGAAATCGAATCGATTTCAGATTTTTTAGTTTCAGGCCCCCAATCTTGAAAGAAAGAAGACAATTTCAATAAGTGAATATTATTAATAAGTGAATATTATTAATAAGTGAATATTATTAACTGATTTCTTAGAAATATAGGACTT
This genomic interval carries:
- a CDS encoding DNA-directed RNA polymerase subunit P, with protein sequence MGYKCTRCKQKVEIDYEYTGIRCPYCGHRILVKERPTTIKRIKAE
- a CDS encoding heavy-metal-associated domain-containing protein, whose protein sequence is MKVEGMSCGHCVMRVEKAIEGLQGVQKVDVSLENKQAVVEFDEGKTDVEKIKAAIKETGYEPV
- a CDS encoding heavy-metal-associated domain-containing protein, with product MSGGEFIGETTLVVDDMICKYCRDTVTRLITSINGVSRVSVNVPERTVNVTYDSRITDSHVIRMTLLEAGYKNIRETVTAF
- a CDS encoding winged helix-turn-helix transcriptional regulator gives rise to the protein MKKNSNGICLCPLEGIITTISKKWAILIISALGDHERLRFHDLMGALEGISPKTLTDLLKELQKEGLIQREAFAEIPPRVEYYLTEDGKKLCEAVIPLIQWVENRDDIHQKNT
- a CDS encoding ATP-binding protein, coding for MKVLICGKGGSGKSTITAMLAKSMAKRGYNVLVVDSDESNFGLHRQLGVGMPEDFMNYLGGKRSLGEKLMGAYQRGDTLSLFENKWQISDIPEAYTVEKENIKVMAIGKIHDFGEGCACPMGALARNLLTNIETTSEDLILVDTEAGIEHFGRGVEEGCDIVLMVLDPSYESIRLSEKIRELTEKAGKPFYFILNRVDEVGIQLMMEALGKTNLLASIPSSPEVFQAGFAGEELNVELPEIESISDFLVSGPQS